Proteins encoded by one window of Frankiales bacterium:
- a CDS encoding copper resistance protein CopC, translating into MNGTPCLRTPGVAMATAGRSRAGAVEPGDYSSPMHPRSPSRRRAGGVLLLPLVVVLLLLATPSPASAHTQLVGMSPADGSVVSQVPGQVVLTFDEAVENVGYGLVVTAPSGASVVDGTPVLDGAQLSQKLVPLTEPGHYTVSYRVVADDGHPVTGTRGFELSADAVSGASAPATPAPSASSSASPAASTDPGIDSGSPATAMVIGVVLLALAGGLTWFVSSRRSGGPS; encoded by the coding sequence ATGAACGGCACGCCCTGCCTGCGCACGCCCGGCGTGGCGATGGCCACAGCGGGCAGGTCGCGCGCCGGGGCCGTCGAGCCCGGCGATTACTCTTCGCCCATGCACCCTCGGTCCCCGTCCCGTCGCCGCGCCGGGGGTGTCCTGCTGCTGCCGCTGGTCGTCGTGCTGCTCCTGCTCGCGACCCCCTCGCCGGCGTCCGCGCACACCCAGCTGGTGGGGATGTCGCCCGCGGACGGGTCCGTGGTGTCGCAGGTGCCGGGCCAGGTGGTGCTCACGTTCGACGAGGCGGTCGAGAACGTCGGCTACGGGCTGGTGGTCACCGCGCCCTCCGGCGCGTCCGTCGTCGACGGCACCCCGGTGCTCGACGGCGCGCAGCTCTCGCAGAAGCTCGTGCCGCTGACCGAGCCCGGCCACTACACCGTGTCCTACCGCGTCGTCGCCGACGACGGTCACCCGGTCACCGGCACGCGCGGCTTCGAGCTCTCCGCCGACGCGGTGTCGGGCGCCTCGGCCCCGGCGACGCCGGCGCCCTCGGCGTCGTCGTCCGCGAGCCCGGCCGCTTCGACGGACCCGGGCATCGACAGCGGGTCGCCGGCTACCGCCATGGTCATCGGCGTGGTGCTGCTCGCCCTGGCGGGCGGGCTCACCTGGTTCGTCTCCTCCCGCCGGTCCGGCGGCCCGAGCTGA
- a CDS encoding HAD hydrolase-like protein, translating to MADAVLFDLDRTLVDLQSATDYAAALADARRVAGPLAADDAPATDWTHETRAAMALLVACSGDARWEAVSAAIAAHEAAALPRSVPMPGLHEAWALAAVVPRAVVTLLPEPVAREALARHGIAAGDAELVVVGRRPDDRPKPAPDGLLRACVTLGVAPSAAVMIGDSSWDAEAARAAGTGFVGVPQSAAAFPEGTETAADLCAAVRRVLGG from the coding sequence ATGGCCGACGCGGTGCTCTTCGACCTCGATCGCACGCTCGTGGACCTGCAGTCGGCCACGGACTACGCCGCCGCGCTGGCCGACGCCCGCCGGGTGGCCGGGCCGCTGGCCGCCGACGACGCTCCCGCCACGGACTGGACGCACGAGACCCGCGCCGCGATGGCGCTGCTGGTGGCCTGCTCGGGCGACGCGCGGTGGGAGGCGGTGAGCGCGGCCATCGCCGCGCACGAGGCCGCGGCCCTGCCGCGCTCGGTGCCGATGCCCGGCCTGCACGAGGCGTGGGCCCTCGCCGCGGTCGTCCCGCGGGCCGTGGTGACCCTGCTGCCCGAGCCGGTCGCGCGCGAGGCCCTCGCCCGGCACGGGATCGCCGCGGGCGACGCCGAGCTCGTCGTGGTCGGGCGGCGTCCGGACGACCGTCCCAAGCCGGCGCCCGACGGCCTGCTGCGCGCCTGCGTCACCCTCGGCGTCGCGCCGTCCGCGGCCGTGATGATCGGCGACTCGTCCTGGGACGCCGAGGCCGCCCGGGCCGCGGGCACCGGCTTCGTGGGTGTCCCGCAGAGCGCCGCGGCGTTCCCGGAGGGCACCGAGACCGCCGCCGACCTGTGCGCCGCCGTGCGCCGGGTGCTCGGCGGCTGA
- a CDS encoding ferrous iron transport protein A: MTLTEPASSPAPTLDDAPAGVAVLVTGSGADPALARRLAELGVRPGAVVVPLGRTAGGARVVAVDDARLALARRVLRRVGVEPVPHAGGAA; the protein is encoded by the coding sequence GTGACCCTTACTGAGCCGGCGTCCTCCCCTGCTCCCACCCTCGACGACGCCCCCGCAGGCGTCGCCGTCCTCGTGACCGGCAGCGGCGCCGACCCGGCGCTGGCCCGGCGCCTCGCCGAGCTCGGCGTGCGTCCCGGTGCCGTGGTGGTGCCCCTGGGCCGCACGGCGGGCGGGGCCCGGGTGGTCGCCGTCGACGACGCCCGCCTCGCGCTCGCGCGCCGCGTGCTGCGCCGCGTGGGCGTGGAGCCGGTGCCGCACGCCGGCGGCGCCGCGTGA
- a CDS encoding ATP-binding cassette domain-containing protein, protein MSAPTTPPPGRPAGAGPARSAGGGSRLPQRPAGGPPMRGPGAMMSAGMPAEKSLNFWPSARRLVAQLRPQRALVVVVVLLTVLGVAFSVVGPKILGNATNLIFEGVIGKQLPAGMTQEQVIAAARARGDDGFADLLSGMTVVPGQGIDFTQLAHVLLIVLGLYVVASVSMWGQAFVLNTVVQRTALRLRSDVEDKLHRLPLSYFDTVPRGELLSRVTNDIDNIQQTMQQTFSQLLNSLLTLVGVLAMMLWISWVLALVALVSVPLSMIVTAVIAKRSQPLFIEQWGQTGRLNGHIEEVYTGHALVKVFGHQKEAEEIFRERNEALYSASAGAQFLSGIIMPAIQFIGNLNYVFVAVIGGLRVASGSLSLGDVQAFIQYSRQFSQPLTQVASMSNLLQSGVASAERVFELLDEDEQTPDPVSPNRSDLPRGRVEFEDVSFRYVEDAPLIEDLSLVAAPGQSVAIVGPTGAGKTTLVNLVMRFYEIDSGRITLDGVDIATMTRDHLREQIGMVLQDTWLFGGTIRDNIAYGRPDATEEEILEAARATYVDRFVRALPDGYDTVIDDEGSNLSTGERQLVTIARAFLSAPSLLILDEATSSVDTRTEVLVQKAMTALRSDRTSFVIAHRLSTIRDADLILVMEHGQIVEQGTHDELLARGGAYAALYNAQFVGALDDEELAAEPVG, encoded by the coding sequence ATGAGCGCCCCGACCACGCCTCCCCCGGGGCGGCCTGCCGGGGCCGGTCCGGCCCGGTCCGCCGGCGGCGGCTCCCGCCTGCCGCAGCGGCCGGCCGGCGGGCCGCCGATGCGCGGTCCCGGCGCCATGATGAGCGCCGGCATGCCGGCGGAGAAGTCGCTCAACTTCTGGCCGTCGGCCCGCCGCCTCGTCGCCCAGCTGCGGCCGCAGCGCGCGCTGGTCGTCGTCGTCGTGCTGCTGACCGTGCTCGGAGTCGCGTTCAGCGTCGTCGGGCCCAAGATCCTGGGCAACGCGACGAACCTCATCTTCGAGGGGGTCATCGGCAAGCAGCTGCCGGCCGGGATGACGCAGGAGCAGGTGATCGCGGCGGCCCGCGCCCGGGGCGACGACGGCTTCGCCGACCTCCTCTCCGGCATGACCGTGGTCCCGGGGCAGGGCATCGACTTCACCCAGCTCGCGCACGTGCTCCTGATCGTGCTCGGCCTCTACGTCGTCGCGTCGGTGTCCATGTGGGGGCAGGCCTTCGTGCTCAACACGGTCGTGCAGCGCACCGCTCTGCGCCTGCGCTCCGACGTCGAGGACAAGCTGCACCGGCTGCCGCTGAGCTACTTCGACACGGTGCCGCGCGGCGAGCTGCTCAGCCGCGTGACCAACGACATCGACAACATCCAGCAGACGATGCAGCAGACCTTCAGCCAGCTACTCAACTCGCTGCTGACCCTCGTCGGTGTGCTCGCGATGATGCTCTGGATCTCGTGGGTCCTGGCCCTGGTCGCCCTCGTGTCCGTGCCGCTGTCGATGATCGTCACGGCCGTCATCGCCAAGCGCTCGCAGCCGCTGTTCATCGAGCAGTGGGGGCAGACCGGCCGGCTCAACGGCCACATCGAGGAGGTCTACACCGGCCACGCGCTGGTCAAGGTCTTCGGCCACCAGAAGGAGGCCGAGGAGATCTTCCGGGAGCGCAACGAGGCCCTCTACAGCGCCAGCGCGGGCGCCCAGTTCCTCAGCGGCATCATCATGCCCGCCATCCAGTTCATCGGGAACCTCAACTACGTCTTCGTCGCCGTCATCGGCGGGCTGCGCGTCGCCTCCGGCAGCCTGTCGCTCGGCGACGTCCAGGCGTTCATCCAGTACTCGCGCCAGTTCAGCCAGCCGCTCACGCAGGTGGCCTCGATGTCCAACCTGCTGCAGTCCGGAGTCGCCTCGGCCGAGCGGGTCTTCGAGCTGCTCGACGAGGACGAGCAGACCCCCGACCCGGTCTCCCCCAACCGCTCCGACCTCCCCCGCGGCCGCGTGGAGTTCGAGGACGTGTCGTTCCGCTACGTCGAGGACGCCCCGCTCATCGAGGACCTCTCCCTCGTCGCCGCGCCGGGGCAGTCGGTCGCCATCGTGGGACCCACCGGCGCCGGCAAGACCACCCTGGTGAACCTCGTGATGCGCTTCTACGAGATCGACTCCGGGCGGATCACGCTGGACGGCGTCGACATCGCGACGATGACCCGCGACCACCTGCGCGAGCAGATCGGCATGGTGCTCCAGGACACCTGGCTGTTCGGCGGCACCATCCGCGACAACATCGCCTACGGACGACCCGACGCCACCGAGGAGGAGATCCTCGAGGCAGCACGGGCCACCTACGTCGACCGCTTCGTGCGGGCGCTGCCGGACGGCTACGACACCGTCATCGACGACGAGGGCAGCAACCTCTCGACCGGCGAGCGGCAGCTGGTGACGATCGCGCGGGCGTTCCTGTCGGCGCCGTCGCTGCTGATCCTCGACGAGGCGACGAGCTCGGTCGACACCCGCACGGAGGTGCTGGTGCAGAAGGCGATGACGGCCCTGCGCTCGGACCGCACCAGCTTCGTGATCGCGCACCGGCTCTCCACGATCCGCGACGCCGACCTCATCCTCGTGATGGAGCACGGGCAGATCGTCGAGCAAGGCACGCACGACGAGCTGCTCGCGCGCGGCGGCGCCTACGCGGCGCTCTACAACGCGCAGTTCGTCGGGGCGCTCGACGACGAGGAGCTCGCCGCCGAACCGGTGGGCTGA
- a CDS encoding ATP-binding cassette domain-containing protein, protein MLVSLLRRFLPRYRNALIAVVVFQFFGTLAALYLPTLNADIIDNGVAKGDTAYILRIGAVMLAFTVLQVACTVSAVFFGARSAMGFGRDARAAVFHQVGTFSAREVTHFGAPSLITRTTNDVQQVQMLVLLTCTLMVAAPIMGVGGIVMALRQDIGLAWLIVVSVTVLVVAIALIVTRMVPQFRRMQKRLDNVNRVLREQITGIRVVRAFVREPVERERFGSANADLTETALKVGRLMALMFPIVILVLNASSVAVLWFGGHRIDNGEMQVGSLTAFLSYLVQILMSIMMATFMLVLIPRAAVSAERISEVLDTESSVVPSEHPVAEVPERGTVELRGASFQYPGADEPVLRDISLRAVAGRTTAIIGSTGSGKTTLLSLVPRLFDATEGAVLVDGVDVRDLDPDQLHARIGLVPQKAYLFTGTVADNLRYGREDATDEELWDALRIAQAADFVQALPEGLDAPVAQGGTNFSGGQRQRLAIARAVVRRPEIYLFDDSFSALDLATDARLRAALRPTTREATVLVVAQRVSTIVDADQIVVLDDGAVVGIGRHDELLLTCPTYAEIVQSQLPAEVAA, encoded by the coding sequence GTGCTCGTCTCGCTCCTGCGCCGCTTCCTGCCGCGCTACCGCAACGCGCTGATCGCCGTCGTGGTCTTCCAGTTCTTCGGCACGCTCGCGGCGCTCTACCTGCCGACGCTCAACGCCGACATCATCGACAACGGCGTGGCCAAGGGCGACACGGCCTACATCCTGCGCATCGGCGCCGTGATGCTGGCCTTCACCGTCCTCCAGGTGGCCTGCACGGTCTCGGCGGTGTTCTTCGGGGCCCGCAGCGCCATGGGCTTCGGCCGCGACGCGCGGGCCGCGGTCTTCCACCAGGTGGGGACGTTCTCCGCGCGCGAGGTCACCCACTTCGGCGCGCCGTCGCTCATCACGCGCACCACCAACGACGTGCAGCAGGTGCAGATGCTCGTGCTGCTCACCTGCACGCTCATGGTCGCCGCTCCGATCATGGGCGTGGGCGGCATCGTGATGGCCCTGCGCCAGGACATCGGCCTCGCCTGGCTGATCGTCGTCAGCGTCACGGTGCTGGTCGTGGCCATCGCGCTCATCGTCACGCGGATGGTCCCGCAATTCCGCCGCATGCAGAAGCGGCTCGACAACGTCAACCGCGTGCTGCGCGAGCAGATCACCGGCATCCGCGTGGTGCGTGCCTTCGTGCGGGAGCCGGTCGAGCGCGAGCGGTTCGGGTCCGCGAACGCCGACCTCACCGAGACCGCCCTCAAGGTCGGCCGGTTGATGGCGCTGATGTTCCCGATCGTCATCCTCGTGCTCAACGCGTCGAGCGTGGCCGTGCTGTGGTTCGGCGGCCACCGCATCGACAACGGCGAGATGCAGGTGGGCTCGCTCACCGCGTTCCTCAGCTACCTCGTGCAGATCCTGATGTCGATCATGATGGCCACGTTCATGCTCGTGCTGATCCCGCGTGCGGCGGTCAGTGCCGAGCGCATCAGCGAGGTGCTCGACACCGAGTCGTCCGTGGTGCCGTCCGAGCACCCCGTGGCCGAGGTGCCCGAGCGCGGCACGGTCGAGCTGCGCGGGGCGTCGTTCCAGTACCCCGGCGCCGACGAGCCCGTGCTGCGCGACATCTCGCTGCGCGCCGTCGCCGGTCGCACGACGGCGATCATCGGGAGCACGGGGTCGGGCAAGACCACGCTGCTCTCGCTGGTCCCCCGCCTGTTCGACGCGACCGAGGGCGCCGTGCTCGTCGACGGCGTCGACGTGCGCGACCTCGACCCCGATCAGCTGCACGCGCGGATCGGCCTCGTCCCGCAGAAGGCCTATCTGTTCACCGGCACCGTCGCCGACAACCTGCGCTACGGCCGCGAGGACGCCACCGACGAGGAGCTGTGGGACGCGCTGCGCATCGCCCAGGCCGCGGACTTCGTCCAGGCGCTGCCCGAGGGCCTCGACGCCCCGGTCGCCCAGGGCGGCACCAACTTCTCCGGCGGCCAGCGGCAGCGGCTCGCGATCGCCCGGGCCGTGGTGCGGCGCCCGGAGATCTACCTGTTCGACGACTCGTTCTCCGCGCTGGACCTGGCCACCGACGCCCGGCTGCGCGCGGCGCTGCGGCCCACCACGCGGGAGGCCACCGTCCTCGTCGTCGCGCAGCGGGTGTCCACGATCGTCGACGCCGACCAGATCGTCGTCCTCGACGACGGCGCGGTCGTCGGCATCGGGCGCCACGACGAGCTGCTGCTCACCTGCCCGACCTACGCCGAGATCGTCCAGTCGCAGCTCCCGGCGGAGGTGGCCGCATGA
- a CDS encoding Clp protease, producing MFERFTGAGRSVVVEAEARARELGSPAITPVHLLLGLLAPAAGPSREVLEAHGVRARDVLAACRPDPASAGFSDEDAGALAALGIDLAAVLRRAEDAFGPDALAPAPRGRHGRTRFSAPSRAVMAASVREAQRLRSGEITSAHLLLGLLRAGDADTLALLRSLGAETAALESDALRTIGRAA from the coding sequence ATGTTCGAGCGCTTCACCGGGGCGGGCAGGTCCGTCGTCGTCGAGGCCGAGGCGCGGGCGCGCGAGCTCGGCAGCCCCGCCATCACGCCCGTGCACCTGCTGCTCGGGCTGCTCGCTCCCGCCGCCGGCCCCTCGCGCGAGGTGCTCGAGGCGCACGGCGTCCGCGCCCGCGACGTGCTCGCCGCCTGCCGGCCGGACCCGGCGTCCGCGGGCTTCTCCGACGAGGACGCCGGCGCGCTGGCCGCGCTCGGCATCGACCTCGCCGCGGTGCTGCGGCGCGCCGAGGACGCCTTCGGCCCCGACGCCCTCGCCCCGGCGCCCCGCGGCCGTCACGGCCGCACGCGCTTCTCCGCCCCGTCGCGGGCGGTGATGGCGGCGAGCGTGCGCGAGGCGCAGCGCCTGCGGTCCGGGGAGATCACCAGCGCGCATCTGCTGCTCGGGCTGCTGCGCGCGGGCGACGCCGACACGCTGGCCCTGCTGCGTTCGCTGGGGGCCGAAACGGCGGCGCTGGAGTCGGACGCGCTGCGTACCATCGGTCGGGCCGCCTGA
- a CDS encoding helix-turn-helix domain-containing protein — protein MTAPSVPPDRPAPDGDLAAVAATAAGGDVAEGLRAAAALGRLAQRLEAAQVARARREGWSWQEVADVLGVSRQAVHQRYRSLERGAPRTGAGRS, from the coding sequence ATGACCGCACCCTCCGTTCCCCCCGACCGGCCGGCGCCCGACGGCGACCTCGCCGCGGTCGCGGCGACCGCCGCCGGCGGCGACGTGGCCGAGGGCCTGCGGGCCGCGGCGGCGCTCGGCCGCCTCGCCCAGCGGCTCGAGGCGGCCCAGGTGGCCCGGGCCCGGCGCGAGGGCTGGTCGTGGCAGGAGGTCGCCGACGTGCTCGGCGTCTCGCGCCAGGCGGTCCACCAGCGCTACCGCTCGCTCGAGCGGGGCGCACCGCGCACCGGAGCCGGGAGGTCCTGA
- the trxA gene encoding thioredoxin: MPTIDITAETFDSTVTGNDIVLVDFWASWCGPCRSFAPVFEKASESHGDIVFAKVDTDAEQALAAAADITSIPTLMAFREGVLLYAQPGALPGTQLEKLITAVREVDMAEVHRQVAEQQAQAGHDHADHDHADHDHSGHDHAGHEH; the protein is encoded by the coding sequence GTGCCCACGATCGACATCACCGCCGAGACCTTCGACTCCACGGTGACCGGCAACGACATCGTGCTCGTCGACTTCTGGGCGTCGTGGTGCGGCCCGTGCCGCAGCTTCGCGCCGGTGTTCGAGAAGGCCTCCGAGAGCCACGGCGACATCGTGTTCGCCAAGGTCGACACCGACGCCGAGCAGGCGCTCGCCGCCGCGGCCGACATCACCTCGATCCCCACGCTCATGGCCTTCCGCGAGGGCGTCCTGCTCTACGCCCAGCCCGGTGCGCTGCCCGGCACGCAGCTCGAGAAGCTCATCACCGCGGTGCGCGAGGTCGACATGGCCGAGGTCCACCGCCAGGTGGCCGAGCAGCAGGCGCAGGCGGGCCACGACCACGCCGACCACGACCACGCCGACCACGACCACTCCGGGCACGACCACGCCGGTCACGAGCACTGA
- a CDS encoding Nif3-like dinuclear metal center hexameric protein, which translates to MSEPRATVADVVAAVHRRFPPDTAEPWDAVGLVCGDPAAVVRRVLVAVDPVDAVVDEALGSGTDLLLTHHPLLLTPVSSVAATTPQGRVVHRLVTGGCALLAAHTNADVARPGVSDALAEALGLRDLVPLLPSAPGSPTGLGRVGVVDEQPLPDFARRVAAALPVTAHGVRVAGDPGRVVRRVAVVGGSGGDALGAAREAGVDVVVTSDLKHHVATDHLAAGGPALVDVAHAASEWPWVPVVAASLAAELAPVGVQVVASALVTDPWTFRA; encoded by the coding sequence GTGAGCGAGCCGCGCGCGACCGTCGCCGACGTGGTGGCCGCGGTCCACCGCCGCTTCCCGCCGGACACCGCCGAGCCCTGGGACGCCGTGGGCCTCGTCTGCGGCGACCCGGCCGCCGTCGTGCGGCGCGTGCTCGTGGCGGTCGACCCCGTCGATGCCGTCGTCGACGAGGCGCTCGGGTCCGGCACCGACCTCCTGCTCACCCACCACCCGCTGCTGCTGACGCCCGTGTCGTCGGTGGCCGCGACCACGCCCCAGGGGCGCGTGGTCCACCGGCTGGTCACGGGCGGCTGCGCCCTGCTCGCGGCGCACACCAACGCCGACGTCGCCCGCCCGGGCGTGAGCGACGCGCTGGCGGAGGCGCTCGGGCTGCGCGACCTCGTGCCGCTGCTGCCGTCGGCCCCGGGCTCGCCCACCGGGCTGGGGCGGGTCGGCGTCGTCGACGAGCAGCCGTTGCCGGACTTCGCGCGCCGCGTGGCGGCCGCCCTGCCCGTCACGGCGCACGGCGTGCGCGTGGCCGGCGACCCCGGCCGGGTCGTGCGCCGGGTCGCCGTCGTGGGCGGCTCGGGCGGCGACGCCCTCGGCGCGGCCCGGGAGGCCGGGGTGGACGTCGTGGTCACCAGCGACCTCAAGCATCACGTGGCGACCGACCACCTCGCCGCGGGCGGCCCCGCCCTGGTCGACGTCGCGCACGCGGCCTCCGAGTGGCCGTGGGTGCCGGTCGTCGCGGCCTCGCTCGCGGCCGAGCTCGCTCCGGTGGGGGTGCAGGTCGTCGCGTCGGCGCTGGTGACCGACCCCTGGACCTTCCGCGCCTGA
- a CDS encoding bifunctional RNase H/acid phosphatase gives MSRRLVVEADGGSRGNPGPAAYGAVVRDPATGEALVELAGHLGITTNNVAEYTGLLEGLRAAFALDPDAVVEARLDSKLVVEQMSGRWAIKNDLLRRLALQVRDLAPRDRVTYTWVPRERNKAADALANESMDAVARGGTGDIHREAAEPLDVPEQVEGDVAGPRPAIVGWGPDLGAPTVTVVVRHGVTQHSLERRFSGSGGELDPPLVDEGVAQAHAAAAELERRGGGDVLVCSPMLRTRQTAQIVGDRLGLEPLVVEGLEEARFGEWDGSTFAEVAQRWPDEMAAWLASPLVAPPGGESLREVADRVSAALDRVLAAYAGRRVLVAAHVGTVRAMTARALLTPLGSMNRMEIAPASLTTLTWYADGNASMRAFAEQGHLDGSRHTWIP, from the coding sequence GTGAGCCGCCGGCTCGTCGTCGAGGCGGACGGGGGATCGCGCGGCAACCCCGGCCCCGCCGCCTACGGCGCGGTGGTCCGCGACCCGGCCACGGGCGAGGCTCTCGTCGAGCTCGCCGGCCACCTCGGGATCACCACCAACAACGTCGCCGAGTACACCGGGCTGCTCGAGGGCCTGCGCGCCGCCTTCGCGCTCGACCCCGACGCCGTCGTCGAGGCGCGGCTGGACTCCAAGCTCGTCGTCGAGCAGATGAGCGGGCGCTGGGCGATCAAGAACGACCTGCTGCGCCGGCTGGCCCTCCAGGTGCGCGATCTCGCCCCGCGCGACCGGGTCACCTACACGTGGGTCCCGCGGGAGCGGAACAAGGCGGCCGACGCGCTGGCCAACGAGTCGATGGACGCCGTCGCCCGCGGCGGCACCGGCGACATCCACCGCGAGGCCGCGGAGCCCCTGGACGTGCCGGAGCAGGTGGAGGGCGACGTCGCGGGGCCGCGCCCGGCCATCGTGGGCTGGGGCCCGGACCTCGGGGCGCCGACCGTGACCGTCGTGGTGCGCCACGGCGTCACGCAGCACTCGCTCGAGCGCCGGTTCTCCGGCTCCGGCGGAGAGCTCGACCCGCCGCTGGTCGACGAGGGGGTCGCCCAGGCGCACGCGGCGGCCGCCGAGCTCGAGCGGCGCGGCGGCGGCGACGTGCTGGTGTGCTCGCCGATGCTGCGCACCCGTCAGACCGCGCAGATCGTCGGCGACCGGCTCGGGCTCGAGCCGCTGGTGGTGGAGGGGCTCGAGGAGGCCCGCTTCGGCGAGTGGGACGGCTCCACCTTCGCCGAGGTGGCGCAGCGCTGGCCGGACGAGATGGCTGCGTGGCTGGCCTCGCCGCTGGTCGCCCCGCCCGGCGGGGAGTCGCTGCGCGAGGTGGCCGACCGTGTCTCCGCCGCCCTCGACCGCGTGCTGGCCGCCTACGCCGGCCGGCGCGTGCTGGTCGCGGCCCACGTGGGCACGGTGCGGGCCATGACCGCCCGGGCGCTGCTCACGCCGCTGGGCTCGATGAACCGCATGGAGATCGCCCCGGCGTCGCTCACGACCCTCACCTGGTACGCCGACGGCAACGCCTCGATGCGCGCCTTCGCCGAGCAGGGCCACCTCGACGGCAGCCGCCACACCTGGATCCCCTGA
- a CDS encoding family 16 glycosylhydrolase translates to MLPALRRRVLPSTLLVAGILGAGLITTGGSASAAYAPAATAATTAGTAVYATATTAAVAGPVVSTKVVKRAKVVVSKKLVPSTSRPGHYDVVVRMKVTSWVRALAGLSGKLAARTAWAIRSADGRVPWATSTVSSVARARAVAFAAAARLADRAARASATLAAVTTVRYAVAGTTAAAATVGAVSMPRGNLAGFKQVFADDFTTPAKRGSFLSVYRTKWSAYGPGWRDTSGHGVYDGNRTLSVANGNLDIYLHTVNGTHYVAAPTPKLPRMTYGRFSIRFQSDSIPGYKAAWMLWPNDDIWPAHGEIDFPEGDLNSTFSAFSHYATSSGGQAPFTLSANFRSWHTATIDWLPGKVVFYLDGRVVGTNTHLVPTTPMHWVLQTETALNAPAPSSSVSGHVRIAWVTAYAYAP, encoded by the coding sequence GTGCTGCCAGCACTCCGCCGACGGGTCCTCCCGTCCACCCTGCTCGTCGCCGGGATCCTCGGTGCGGGCCTCATCACCACCGGGGGCTCCGCCTCCGCCGCCTACGCCCCGGCCGCCACCGCGGCCACCACCGCGGGCACGGCGGTCTACGCCACCGCCACCACGGCCGCCGTGGCCGGGCCCGTCGTGTCGACCAAGGTCGTCAAGCGCGCCAAGGTCGTGGTGTCCAAGAAGCTCGTCCCGAGCACCTCGCGGCCCGGCCACTACGACGTCGTCGTCCGCATGAAGGTCACCTCGTGGGTGCGCGCCCTCGCCGGCCTGTCCGGCAAGCTCGCGGCCCGCACCGCCTGGGCCATCCGCTCGGCCGACGGCCGCGTGCCGTGGGCGACCTCCACGGTGTCGTCGGTGGCCCGCGCGCGGGCCGTGGCCTTCGCCGCGGCCGCCCGCCTCGCCGACCGCGCCGCCCGCGCGTCGGCCACCCTGGCCGCGGTCACCACGGTCCGGTACGCCGTCGCCGGCACCACCGCGGCCGCAGCCACCGTCGGGGCGGTCTCCATGCCCCGGGGCAACCTGGCGGGCTTCAAGCAGGTCTTCGCCGACGACTTCACCACGCCGGCCAAGCGCGGCTCGTTCCTGTCGGTCTACCGCACCAAGTGGTCGGCCTACGGCCCGGGCTGGCGGGACACCTCCGGGCACGGCGTCTACGACGGCAACCGGACCCTGTCGGTCGCCAACGGCAACCTGGACATCTACCTGCACACGGTCAACGGCACGCACTACGTGGCGGCGCCGACCCCGAAGCTGCCGCGCATGACGTACGGCCGCTTCTCCATCCGGTTCCAGTCCGACTCCATCCCGGGGTACAAGGCGGCCTGGATGCTCTGGCCCAACGACGACATCTGGCCGGCGCACGGCGAGATCGACTTCCCCGAGGGCGACCTCAACTCGACGTTCTCGGCGTTCTCGCACTACGCGACGAGCTCGGGCGGCCAGGCCCCGTTCACGCTGTCGGCCAACTTCCGCAGCTGGCACACGGCCACGATCGACTGGCTCCCCGGCAAGGTCGTCTTCTACCTCGACGGCCGCGTCGTGGGCACCAACACGCACCTGGTGCCCACCACCCCGATGCACTGGGTGCTCCAGACCGAGACGGCGCTCAACGCGCCGGCCCCGTCGTCGAGCGTCTCGGGGCACGTCCGGATCGCCTGGGTCACGGCGTACGCCTACGCACCCTGA